A stretch of the Streptomyces sp. Edi2 genome encodes the following:
- a CDS encoding fatty acid desaturase — protein sequence MSSRAARTPELSASPGRTRHGTGASRSVQQVLGRPLISELEGLCGRPTIGMRDVLMDILTVAAAAVLGALAGHLIGPVVAVCYIGVRQRHLSNLAHECVHSKLMATRKANRMIGYALTALLGEGFAPYKATHGIHHAKLGSADDPMFQSYQAGDIRRAGPAPTRRAFVVRVILRSAVFRLPKTAVLTLVTKAPQESWRALACRALVWGAAIAACWPFDAVGAFLWYWLVPLVFVRPVVTWITDLGNHAGLIEDHKNVLGQTRGWSSHWLTRHLLGGHLDDMYHPVHHWCPQIPFRRLPEAHRLLSARLEDWETVPWCSGYFFRRRSTPEVPCVIEDIIARLDAPAVPASQPRTAEASA from the coding sequence ATGAGCAGCCGAGCGGCGCGCACGCCCGAGCTGTCGGCATCACCGGGCCGTACGCGGCACGGCACCGGCGCCTCGCGCTCCGTGCAGCAAGTCCTTGGCCGGCCGCTGATCAGCGAGCTGGAGGGGCTGTGTGGCCGCCCGACGATCGGGATGCGCGACGTCCTCATGGACATCCTGACCGTCGCCGCGGCTGCGGTCCTCGGCGCGCTCGCCGGGCACCTCATCGGGCCCGTCGTGGCCGTCTGCTACATCGGCGTGCGCCAGCGCCACCTGTCCAACCTGGCCCATGAGTGCGTGCACTCCAAACTGATGGCCACGCGGAAGGCGAACCGGATGATCGGGTACGCGCTGACCGCGCTGCTCGGCGAGGGCTTCGCCCCGTACAAGGCCACGCACGGCATCCACCACGCCAAGCTCGGCTCTGCGGACGATCCGATGTTCCAGTCCTACCAGGCCGGCGACATCCGCCGGGCCGGGCCCGCCCCGACCCGCCGCGCGTTCGTCGTGCGCGTCATCCTCCGCAGCGCGGTGTTCCGCCTGCCCAAGACGGCCGTCCTCACCCTGGTCACCAAGGCGCCGCAGGAGTCGTGGCGGGCGCTCGCCTGCCGGGCCCTGGTGTGGGGCGCGGCCATCGCGGCCTGCTGGCCGTTCGACGCGGTCGGGGCGTTCCTCTGGTATTGGCTCGTGCCGCTGGTGTTCGTACGCCCCGTCGTCACCTGGATCACCGACCTGGGCAACCACGCCGGGCTCATCGAGGACCACAAGAACGTGCTGGGGCAGACGCGCGGCTGGTCCTCGCACTGGCTCACCCGTCACCTCCTGGGCGGCCACCTCGACGACATGTACCACCCGGTGCACCACTGGTGCCCGCAGATCCCCTTCCGTCGCCTGCCCGAGGCCCACCGTCTCCTCAGCGCACGGCTGGAGGACTGGGAGACAGTGCCCTGGTGCAGCGGCTACTTCTTCCGCCGCCGCTCCACCCCCGAGGTGCCGTGCGTGATCGAGGACATCATCGCCCGCCTGGACGCACCCGCCGTGCCCGCCTCGCAGCCCCGCACCGCCGAGGCCTCCGCCTGA
- a CDS encoding amino acid--tRNA ligase-related protein, with the protein MPDDPITLKSELLFGLRDTLRAEGFVELTTPVARRADLGPGRRAPVDLDGGRYLRAMIGPALRMNLEFHPRIFEIGPCFRPETPDALHGSEFTMLDLYAANEDFSFLLELAEQLVAAHLPYRPVRVSVTDYIRDVFGIDLRHEPTGDLPRRMAARLGLDVDAPFKDTLGTFVERELETQSAGAAVFLVDYPLGGDEPCARLTPGTVAQLNRFELIVDGIEVVHGYEDEPDGTAFTQRAKEVDLYDDEQRLAREAVDAGRVPAASVGLGIGIERLCMAVSGVKDIRRFQHSPMF; encoded by the coding sequence GTGCCCGATGACCCGATAACCCTGAAGTCGGAGCTCCTCTTCGGCCTGCGCGACACCCTGCGCGCCGAGGGGTTCGTGGAGCTGACCACCCCGGTCGCCCGCCGGGCCGACCTGGGGCCGGGCCGGCGCGCGCCGGTCGACCTGGACGGCGGCCGCTACCTGCGGGCCATGATCGGACCGGCGCTGCGGATGAACCTGGAGTTCCATCCGAGGATCTTCGAGATCGGCCCCTGCTTCAGGCCCGAGACGCCCGATGCCCTGCACGGCAGCGAGTTCACCATGCTCGACCTGTACGCCGCGAACGAGGACTTCTCCTTCCTGCTGGAGCTGGCCGAGCAGCTGGTCGCGGCGCACCTGCCGTACAGGCCGGTGCGGGTCTCCGTCACCGACTACATCCGCGACGTGTTCGGCATTGACCTGCGGCACGAGCCGACCGGGGATCTGCCTCGGCGGATGGCCGCCCGCCTCGGTCTGGACGTCGACGCCCCGTTCAAGGACACACTCGGCACGTTCGTGGAGCGCGAGCTGGAGACCCAGAGCGCGGGCGCAGCGGTCTTCCTGGTCGACTACCCGCTCGGCGGCGACGAGCCGTGCGCTCGCCTCACCCCCGGCACCGTCGCCCAGCTCAACCGGTTCGAGCTCATCGTCGACGGCATCGAGGTCGTCCACGGCTACGAGGACGAGCCCGACGGGACTGCGTTCACCCAGCGGGCCAAGGAGGTTGACCTCTACGACGACGAGCAGCGCCTTGCCCGCGAAGCTGTCGACGCTGGCCGGGTTCCGGCCGCCAGTGTCGGACTGGGCATCGGCATCGAGCGGCTGTGCATGGCCGTGTCCGGGGTGAAGGACATCCGCCGATTCCAGCACTCCCCCATGTTCTGA
- a CDS encoding TauD/TfdA family dioxygenase: MPLQLRSLAGGFGAEIDVDLTSSAARGSSVELTQALHRHRLLVFPGQHLNHADLLAAAALFGTVDTDVDRTYAVPGFPGITTISNIVEDGAHVGIYDGDDEEEWHADGSFKPNLPRATLLYSVITPEAGGQTRFADATRAYTDLPAELQEEIKGLRAVHSIRHLGDLQNQASGGQSSTATGSLAAMPDVEHPLVRTHPVTAARSLLLGSMVISGIVDMDAEASARLVAELLEHTTSPPYLHTHHWRQGDLVIWDNQATLHTASPCDSSRHHRLLYRATIR, from the coding sequence ATGCCGCTCCAGCTCCGCTCGCTCGCCGGCGGGTTCGGCGCCGAGATCGACGTCGATCTCACTTCCTCAGCCGCCCGGGGTTCCTCGGTGGAGCTGACGCAGGCCCTGCACCGTCACCGGCTGCTGGTCTTCCCCGGCCAGCACCTCAACCACGCCGACCTCCTCGCGGCCGCCGCGCTCTTCGGCACGGTGGACACCGACGTCGACCGCACCTACGCCGTCCCCGGATTCCCGGGGATCACCACGATCAGCAACATCGTCGAGGACGGCGCCCATGTGGGCATCTACGACGGCGACGATGAAGAGGAGTGGCACGCGGACGGCAGCTTCAAGCCGAACCTGCCCCGGGCGACCCTCCTGTACTCCGTCATCACTCCGGAGGCCGGCGGCCAGACCCGGTTCGCCGATGCCACCCGCGCATACACGGACCTGCCCGCCGAGCTCCAGGAGGAAATCAAGGGGCTGCGGGCGGTGCACTCGATCCGGCATCTCGGTGACCTGCAGAACCAGGCAAGCGGCGGCCAGTCGTCCACCGCCACCGGCAGCCTGGCGGCCATGCCCGACGTCGAGCACCCCCTCGTCCGCACGCACCCGGTGACCGCGGCCCGCTCGCTGCTGCTCGGCAGCATGGTGATCAGCGGCATCGTGGACATGGACGCGGAAGCCAGCGCCCGCCTGGTTGCCGAGCTCCTGGAGCACACGACCAGTCCCCCGTATCTCCACACCCACCACTGGCGGCAGGGCGACCTCGTCATCTGGGACAACCAGGCCACCTTGCACACCGCCTCGCCCTGCGACAGCTCCCGCCACCACCGGCTGCTCTACCGCGCCACGATCCGCTGA
- a CDS encoding cupin domain-containing protein — MNDVWPPTPDFWTTQFPERTSNRTTPHLFKSLIPAAAANPDQVLAGLAAMRRAHAANTPSVAKARVYVGEQRRDDLAQTVLSTDAWDDGAFVPWMQSLVGADRFSLVLNNLETTNPELAANLAQFLRSLFEGWGVPIGGAEQVAFAGNYSGTAFGIHEGGEDAFLCHLGPGTKHFYCWSAELYAKLTGGQDPTFGDYQHLLEQGECFVMEPGDALFLPKRVFHVGRQDTFSISVAVPFYTYPEDRLLRISVLPELLEEILGEDPDDAFGVQSPMYHAQDAATTAARRLTARASAALTSVGERLEDHVTRHVQSRLAALWSNGGWEPQEDDLARTNAAAAFDADQVRPGARVAIPAPYELHITGPQQAYLRGVAVPCDTTLLSAQMVADLNARRTFTLPDHEALYSVIAALGASGGLHLTTDSTTRKAVA; from the coding sequence GTGAACGACGTCTGGCCGCCCACCCCGGACTTCTGGACCACCCAGTTCCCCGAACGCACCAGCAACAGGACCACCCCGCACCTGTTCAAGAGCCTCATCCCGGCCGCCGCCGCCAACCCCGACCAGGTGCTGGCCGGACTGGCCGCGATGCGCCGCGCGCACGCCGCGAACACCCCCTCGGTGGCCAAGGCCCGCGTCTACGTCGGCGAACAGCGGCGCGACGACCTCGCCCAGACCGTGCTCAGCACCGACGCATGGGACGACGGCGCGTTCGTGCCGTGGATGCAGTCCCTCGTCGGCGCCGACCGCTTCAGCCTGGTCCTCAACAACCTGGAGACCACCAACCCCGAACTGGCCGCGAACCTGGCGCAGTTCCTGCGCTCGCTGTTCGAGGGCTGGGGTGTGCCGATCGGCGGCGCGGAGCAGGTGGCATTCGCCGGGAACTACTCGGGGACCGCGTTCGGCATCCACGAGGGCGGCGAAGACGCGTTCCTGTGCCACCTCGGTCCGGGCACCAAGCACTTCTACTGCTGGTCGGCCGAGCTGTACGCCAAGCTCACCGGCGGCCAGGACCCCACCTTCGGGGACTACCAGCACCTGCTGGAGCAGGGCGAGTGCTTCGTCATGGAGCCCGGGGACGCGCTCTTCCTGCCCAAGCGGGTCTTCCACGTCGGCCGCCAGGACACCTTCTCGATCTCGGTGGCCGTGCCGTTCTACACCTACCCCGAGGACCGGCTGCTGCGAATCTCCGTGCTGCCGGAGCTGCTCGAGGAGATCCTGGGCGAGGACCCCGACGACGCCTTCGGCGTCCAGTCGCCCATGTACCACGCGCAGGACGCCGCCACCACCGCGGCCCGGCGCCTGACCGCACGGGCCAGCGCCGCACTGACCAGCGTCGGCGAGCGGCTGGAGGACCACGTCACCCGCCACGTCCAGAGCCGGCTGGCGGCACTATGGAGCAACGGCGGGTGGGAGCCGCAGGAGGACGACCTGGCCCGCACCAACGCGGCCGCCGCATTCGACGCCGACCAGGTCCGGCCAGGCGCCCGGGTGGCCATCCCGGCACCGTACGAGCTGCACATCACCGGCCCCCAGCAGGCCTACCTGCGCGGCGTCGCCGTCCCCTGCGACACCACGCTGCTCTCCGCCCAGATGGTCGCCGACCTCAACGCGCGCCGCACGTTCACGCTGCCCGACCACGAGGCGCTGTACTCCGTGATCGCGGCCCTCGGTGCCAGCGGCGGACTCCACCTCACCACCGACTCGACCACCCGGAAGGCTGTGGCATGA
- a CDS encoding DUF3865 domain-containing protein translates to MTPENSLAQAYLKAFPETRSAINGSLMGTFTNGDVLVSRHLAPMVDWIYRKIADQVAAAKLTEAQARMYIEELSVFARYNAQYLKAAATNVEGFCPELAHELRRNHLEEGGERGKVPAHYVLYSNALLSDLGLLVNGHVPAPETALLVDMHQWMVGSHMPSLIAGAYYATEAVAIAETEILRDITNRYGELTIQKSGSDLKKLHYYYDLHLDDEHEAAQVDGLSVEAAHIEGLARFIRESELFHIDLPQAVDGFLQILEAMAHWWAQLAHRAREMN, encoded by the coding sequence ATGACCCCCGAGAACTCCCTCGCCCAGGCCTACCTCAAAGCGTTCCCCGAGACCCGCAGCGCCATCAACGGCTCTCTGATGGGCACGTTCACCAACGGCGACGTCCTGGTGAGCAGGCACCTGGCCCCGATGGTCGACTGGATCTACCGCAAGATCGCCGACCAGGTCGCCGCGGCCAAGCTCACCGAGGCCCAGGCGCGGATGTACATCGAGGAGCTGAGCGTCTTCGCGCGCTACAACGCCCAGTACCTCAAGGCGGCCGCCACCAACGTGGAGGGCTTCTGCCCCGAGCTCGCGCACGAGCTGCGCCGCAACCACCTGGAGGAGGGCGGCGAGCGCGGCAAGGTCCCCGCGCACTACGTGCTCTACTCCAACGCCCTGCTGTCCGACCTCGGACTCCTCGTCAACGGCCACGTCCCCGCCCCGGAGACCGCGCTGCTGGTGGACATGCACCAGTGGATGGTCGGCTCCCACATGCCCAGCCTGATCGCCGGCGCCTACTACGCCACCGAGGCCGTGGCCATCGCCGAGACCGAGATCCTGCGCGACATCACCAACCGGTACGGCGAGCTGACCATCCAGAAGAGCGGCAGCGACCTCAAGAAGCTGCACTACTACTACGACCTCCACCTCGACGACGAGCACGAGGCGGCCCAGGTCGATGGCCTGAGCGTCGAGGCCGCCCACATCGAGGGCCTGGCCAGGTTCATCAGGGAGAGTGAACTCTTCCACATCGACCTCCCGCAGGCCGTCGACGGATTCCTGCAGATCCTGGAGGCAATGGCACACTGGTGGGCTCAACTCGCCCACCGTGCCCGGGAGATGAACTGA
- a CDS encoding inosamine-phosphate amidinotransferase 1 yields MPQTLPLNSYDEWSPLQEVIVGSAEHYTAHHVDASFQLFYYDNVTPDPVPGGAGQDLLQIPQQLVDELNEDVTGLADALAAGGVTVHRPATPGKDIDIRSPFWDARATPALNVRDNTIILGDMIVETAPHVRARIFENDLLKPVLYRYFEDGARWQSMPRPALARGSLDTGYFTRQGIDVTRVTDSDTALPLDGLGLELIFDGAQCMRLGRDVLVNAANYNHQLALRWLRQTLPHLRFHLLDAIADSHIDSVVVPLRPGLMLLREPKYLSYLPKAMQAWDVIYPPAMDEAAFPDYSDFGFNIASRYIDMNVLSVDEHTVVVNSLYPELIRVLEDRGFTVVPVRHRHRRLAGGGFHCFTLDTVRAGGCEDYLD; encoded by the coding sequence ATGCCCCAGACCCTGCCCCTGAACAGCTACGACGAGTGGAGCCCGCTCCAAGAGGTCATCGTCGGGAGCGCCGAGCACTACACCGCGCACCACGTCGACGCTTCCTTCCAGCTGTTCTACTACGACAACGTCACCCCCGACCCCGTCCCCGGCGGCGCTGGGCAGGACCTCCTGCAGATCCCGCAGCAGCTGGTCGACGAGTTGAACGAGGACGTCACCGGCCTGGCCGACGCCCTGGCCGCCGGCGGGGTCACCGTGCACCGCCCGGCGACCCCGGGCAAGGACATCGACATCCGCTCGCCCTTCTGGGACGCGCGGGCCACCCCGGCCCTCAACGTGCGCGACAACACGATCATCCTCGGGGACATGATCGTGGAGACGGCTCCGCACGTGCGCGCCCGGATCTTCGAGAACGACCTGCTCAAGCCGGTGCTCTACCGCTACTTCGAGGACGGGGCCCGCTGGCAGAGCATGCCGCGGCCTGCCCTCGCCCGCGGCTCCCTGGACACCGGCTACTTCACCCGCCAGGGCATCGACGTCACCCGAGTCACCGACTCCGACACGGCTCTGCCGCTCGACGGACTCGGCCTGGAGCTCATCTTCGACGGCGCCCAGTGCATGCGCCTGGGCCGCGACGTCCTGGTCAACGCCGCCAACTACAACCATCAGCTCGCCCTGCGCTGGCTCCGCCAGACCCTGCCCCACCTGCGCTTCCACCTGCTCGACGCCATCGCCGACAGCCACATCGACAGCGTGGTGGTGCCCCTTCGGCCCGGCCTGATGCTGCTGCGCGAGCCGAAGTACCTCTCCTACCTGCCCAAGGCCATGCAGGCGTGGGACGTCATCTACCCGCCGGCCATGGACGAGGCCGCGTTCCCCGACTACAGCGACTTCGGCTTCAACATCGCCAGCCGCTACATCGACATGAACGTGCTCTCCGTCGACGAGCACACCGTCGTCGTCAACTCCCTCTACCCCGAACTGATCCGGGTCCTGGAGGACCGCGGCTTCACCGTCGTTCCCGTACGCCACCGCCACCGGCGGCTCGCGGGCGGCGGATTCCACTGCTTCACCCTCGACACCGTCCGCGCCGGCGGTTGCGAGGACTACCTGGACTAG
- a CDS encoding aminoglycoside phosphotransferase family protein: MIVLPEAFVRVTVDREGAAGSAWLSTLPAAVREVAERWDCTADGDLLYGGVGIVVPVLRKMTEPAVLKVSFPHPENRFEPDALSAWGGRGAVRLHERDDDRFAMLLERAHPTTLAQAAQGDEVAAIAGGVSLRLAVPAPAGLPRLQDRAAGWEEQLLRDAREFPDALPSRTVQAATATVRELAHHQPDTLIHGDLNARNILAGTREPWLAADPKGWVGDRAYDCATLTKSRSVVLAEQGDLAKGIHRTVDAFTSAAELDRERARRWAQLGAVQAAYGGRRRGFRRGRHGSERARLIALVDELARILTDL; encoded by the coding sequence GTGATCGTTCTTCCGGAGGCGTTCGTGCGGGTCACCGTGGACCGCGAAGGCGCGGCCGGCTCGGCATGGCTCTCCACCCTCCCGGCCGCGGTGCGGGAGGTGGCCGAGCGCTGGGACTGCACGGCGGACGGTGACCTGCTGTACGGGGGCGTCGGGATCGTCGTCCCGGTTCTGCGCAAGATGACCGAGCCTGCGGTGCTGAAGGTGTCCTTTCCTCATCCCGAGAACCGGTTCGAGCCGGACGCGCTCTCGGCCTGGGGCGGGCGCGGAGCGGTCCGGCTGCACGAGCGGGACGACGACCGGTTCGCCATGCTCCTGGAGCGGGCACACCCCACGACGTTGGCCCAGGCCGCGCAGGGCGACGAGGTGGCGGCGATCGCCGGGGGTGTCAGCCTTCGCCTCGCCGTCCCCGCGCCCGCCGGACTGCCCCGGCTCCAAGACCGGGCCGCCGGATGGGAGGAGCAACTGCTGCGGGACGCCCGGGAATTTCCGGACGCTCTGCCGTCCCGGACGGTGCAGGCCGCGACGGCGACGGTGCGCGAGCTCGCGCACCACCAGCCAGACACCCTCATCCACGGCGACCTGAACGCGCGGAACATCCTGGCGGGCACGCGAGAGCCCTGGCTGGCCGCCGACCCGAAGGGCTGGGTAGGTGACCGGGCGTACGACTGCGCCACGCTGACCAAGTCCCGGTCGGTCGTCCTCGCCGAGCAGGGCGACCTGGCCAAGGGGATCCACCGAACCGTCGACGCCTTCACCAGCGCCGCCGAGCTCGACCGGGAACGCGCACGGCGCTGGGCGCAACTCGGCGCGGTACAGGCCGCCTACGGCGGCCGCCGACGCGGGTTCCGCCGGGGGCGCCACGGATCCGAGCGCGCTCGACTCATCGCGCTCGTCGACGAACTGGCGCGCATCCTCACCGACCTCTGA
- a CDS encoding arginine deiminase family protein, producing the protein MLTPHATSEFGTLTRVAMRYASDTTRAVDGPVVHPVLARQKTTSTWSRYSPATVRVQQDNLIGVLRGRGTEVLLLEDAPGCAVQHYPRDIAFVIDHLLVMARLNAEHRRPEADALLRLAGDAECLVHLEAGTIEGGDVALHDGSVLVGLGEETSTEGAKALQTALTRRGVDREVRPVEFNVDGIVHLDDHFAIVAPATALIHRAVFPPVQLRWFEKHFDLIDVTDAEARAVQANVLALAPSTVVVAAGSDRIAAQLAARGIEVLTVDYSEVTRIPGSLRCTTLPLNRA; encoded by the coding sequence GTGCTCACCCCGCACGCCACCAGCGAATTCGGCACCCTGACCCGCGTCGCCATGCGCTACGCCAGCGACACCACCCGCGCCGTCGACGGCCCCGTCGTCCACCCCGTCCTCGCCCGCCAGAAGACCACCAGCACCTGGAGCCGCTACTCCCCGGCCACGGTCCGCGTCCAGCAGGACAACCTGATCGGCGTCCTCCGCGGCCGCGGCACCGAAGTGCTCCTCCTGGAAGACGCGCCGGGCTGCGCGGTCCAGCACTACCCCCGCGACATCGCCTTCGTCATCGACCACCTCCTGGTCATGGCGCGCCTCAACGCCGAGCACCGCCGCCCCGAGGCCGACGCCCTGCTCCGCCTCGCCGGTGACGCCGAGTGCCTCGTCCACCTGGAGGCGGGCACCATCGAGGGCGGCGACGTCGCGCTCCACGACGGCAGTGTCCTGGTCGGCCTCGGCGAGGAAACCAGTACCGAGGGCGCCAAGGCCCTGCAGACAGCCCTCACACGCCGCGGCGTGGACCGGGAGGTCCGGCCGGTCGAGTTCAACGTCGACGGCATCGTGCACCTGGACGATCACTTCGCCATCGTCGCCCCCGCCACCGCGCTCATCCACCGCGCCGTCTTCCCGCCCGTACAACTGCGCTGGTTCGAGAAGCACTTCGACCTGATCGACGTCACCGACGCCGAGGCGCGCGCCGTCCAGGCCAACGTCCTTGCTCTCGCCCCCAGCACGGTCGTCGTCGCCGCCGGCAGCGACCGCATCGCCGCCCAGCTGGCCGCCCGCGGCATCGAGGTCCTCACCGTCGACTACTCCGAGGTCACCCGCATCCCTGGCTCCTTGCGCTGCACCACCCTGCCGCTGAACCGCGCCTGA
- a CDS encoding NUDIX domain-containing protein: MTIPAQHLQDLVTGYLRGHPDEQPMLQPLLDRLAGGANVTDRREFDGHVTTSGVVINDADDVLLIHHLASGRWIQPGGHPKDSDRTLGQAVRREIAEETGVTELDAYGDGTPVHIDVHLIEARPDRNEPAHVHYDVRYLFRARGPVALTLQPEEVGAAQWCSPSELGDPVLRARVLSSLGLPRQDRPADEDPYCALVVLTDPHATKVLMHLRDNKPGIWAPGTWAPMSGGAEPGDLDPHATACRELREETGLENIRLTHMFSTHTDGYPRHVFRGVWDGDPDTLTLTEGRKLAFIPRNDFDLVPLHPTTRQDTDRVLELITPRQPPYGYGTLALVGNGSGHLLMHLRGDSPGTCWPETWSPNGGKPEAADAGPRGTIVREVHEEVGLDEAAVSLSHLFTHTADDGHLTYVFRGTWDGDPDTLTLTEGRALAFVDPRCLGERPMSPLARYAALRGLAAELEDQAHRDGIHTLVAGGLIVHDERLLVVRRNPDDYLGGTWETPAGRLERGESIIDALPREIMEETGLTITIDRYAGHFDYTNARGRTSRQLVFACTPEKPGSVTLSEHDRHQWVRALDELPPTTPELRGFLERQWPARR; this comes from the coding sequence ATGACCATCCCCGCCCAGCACCTCCAGGACCTCGTCACCGGCTACCTGCGCGGGCACCCCGACGAACAGCCGATGCTCCAGCCCCTCCTGGACCGTCTCGCCGGCGGCGCGAATGTGACCGACAGGCGGGAGTTCGACGGCCACGTCACCACCTCGGGCGTCGTCATCAACGACGCCGACGACGTCCTGCTCATCCACCACCTCGCCTCCGGCCGCTGGATCCAGCCCGGGGGACACCCGAAGGACTCCGACCGCACGCTCGGGCAGGCCGTCCGGCGCGAGATCGCCGAAGAAACCGGCGTCACCGAGCTGGACGCGTACGGCGACGGCACCCCCGTGCACATCGACGTCCACCTGATCGAGGCCCGGCCTGACAGGAACGAGCCCGCCCATGTGCACTACGACGTCCGCTACCTGTTCCGCGCCCGCGGACCGGTCGCCCTGACCCTGCAGCCCGAAGAGGTCGGCGCGGCACAATGGTGCTCGCCCTCGGAACTCGGCGACCCCGTCCTGCGCGCCCGGGTTCTGTCGAGCCTGGGCCTGCCGCGCCAGGACCGCCCGGCGGACGAGGACCCGTACTGCGCCCTCGTCGTACTCACGGACCCGCACGCGACCAAGGTGCTGATGCACCTGCGCGACAACAAGCCGGGCATCTGGGCGCCGGGTACCTGGGCGCCGATGAGTGGCGGCGCCGAGCCCGGCGACCTCGACCCGCACGCCACCGCGTGCCGGGAACTGCGCGAGGAGACTGGCCTGGAGAACATCCGGCTGACGCACATGTTCTCCACCCACACCGACGGCTACCCCCGCCACGTCTTCCGCGGCGTCTGGGACGGCGACCCCGACACGCTGACTCTCACCGAAGGCCGCAAGCTCGCCTTCATCCCGCGCAACGACTTCGACCTCGTCCCGCTGCACCCCACCACACGGCAGGACACCGACCGCGTCCTGGAGCTCATCACGCCACGCCAACCGCCGTACGGATACGGCACCTTGGCCCTGGTCGGCAACGGAAGCGGGCATCTCCTGATGCACCTGCGCGGCGACAGCCCGGGAACCTGCTGGCCGGAAACGTGGTCACCCAACGGAGGCAAACCAGAGGCCGCCGATGCCGGCCCGCGCGGCACCATCGTGCGCGAGGTCCACGAAGAGGTCGGCCTCGACGAAGCCGCAGTGAGCCTCTCGCACCTGTTCACCCACACCGCCGACGACGGGCACCTCACCTACGTCTTCCGCGGCACCTGGGACGGCGACCCCGACACCCTGACCCTCACCGAAGGCCGGGCACTCGCCTTCGTTGACCCACGGTGCCTCGGAGAGCGCCCCATGAGCCCGCTCGCCCGCTACGCCGCCCTGCGCGGCCTTGCCGCCGAGCTCGAAGACCAGGCCCACCGCGACGGAATCCACACCCTCGTCGCCGGCGGCCTGATCGTGCACGACGAGCGCCTCCTGGTCGTCCGCCGCAACCCGGACGACTACCTCGGCGGCACCTGGGAGACCCCGGCCGGCAGGCTTGAGAGAGGCGAGTCGATCATCGACGCCCTCCCGCGCGAGATCATGGAGGAGACCGGCCTCACCATCACCATCGACCGCTACGCGGGCCACTTCGACTACACCAACGCCCGCGGCCGCACCAGCCGCCAGTTGGTCTTCGCCTGCACGCCGGAGAAGCCGGGCTCGGTCACCTTGTCCGAGCACGATCGCCACCAGTGGGTGCGCGCCCTGGACGAGCTCCCGCCGACCACCCCGGAGCTCCGGGGCTTCCTGGAGCGACAGTGGCCGGCACGGCGGTGA
- a CDS encoding GFA family protein — protein sequence MNATPAVAEAAQERTGGCLCGKIRFTVRGKAVYPHLCSCEHCQKLGGAPVMWWAGWPADAVTWTGEGGEPTYFTTFKDEAQRGFCPDCGARLSAIDSDIPELGINVTALDDTSGADLVPVNQSFKDNAVPWLPAVADTQHSPVG from the coding sequence ATGAACGCCACCCCTGCTGTTGCCGAGGCGGCCCAGGAACGCACCGGCGGATGCCTGTGCGGAAAGATCCGCTTCACCGTCCGGGGCAAGGCCGTCTACCCCCACCTGTGCAGCTGCGAGCACTGCCAGAAGCTCGGCGGCGCCCCGGTGATGTGGTGGGCTGGCTGGCCCGCGGACGCGGTCACCTGGACCGGCGAGGGTGGCGAGCCGACCTACTTCACGACGTTCAAGGATGAGGCCCAGCGCGGCTTCTGCCCCGACTGCGGCGCCCGCCTCTCGGCGATCGACAGCGACATCCCCGAGCTCGGCATCAACGTCACGGCCCTGGACGACACCAGCGGGGCCGACCTCGTTCCGGTCAACCAGTCCTTCAAGGACAACGCGGTGCCCTGGCTGCCTGCGGTGGCGGACACCCAGCACAGCCCGGTGGGCTGA